The Pangasianodon hypophthalmus isolate fPanHyp1 chromosome 25, fPanHyp1.pri, whole genome shotgun sequence nucleotide sequence GCCCCACTCCTCCTACTCCTTGGAGGCTTAAAAACAAGAGTTGGGTACACACCCTTAACCAGGGGTGAGGAACGCTGCAGGTAAGAAAGATGACCACATACGCACTAacacatatacatttatatacacacattaaaatgCATGTAGTGtaaaaagtatgtatgtataaaaaataaacacacagcacatagCCTCAGGCATAGCATTACTGTTTACTCCTGTCAGCTGTTATCCATTTGAAAAACATCTCTTGCAGCAGGGGCTGATTTCCCAGAGTCCTGGGTTTAATTACGCAGCTTATAGTGTATACCTCTTGTAAGTTAGAATTGAAAGCCTTCTTACCTGTAAATGCTGGGCTTTAAGATTAGACATCAGACACAATGACACAGTTCAGTCTGCTAAGCATCAATTTAGAACCTCTTAGTATACTGGTTTTACACTAGATGTGTTACATGTTGACAGATAATAAGtaactttaaataattttgtatcAAAACACAGTTTTTCCAATTTCTACAGATTGTAACTGACCAAACTAGCATGAAGTCCTGATTCTGATTACTGTACTTTGCCTCTAAAACCTCATCTCAATCCAGTGGATAGCCAGCTTGCTGACAGAGTGGAGGAAACGTTTGTGAATCAGTGATCATGTTGAGTGTTGTGATCTTCTGCTGGTTGAGTCTCAGTGCCGTCCGGGTGGCGTCAGGTCTCGTCCACACTAACCGCATGGAGGTCTCGCACCCGAGTCTGAGGAGGACAGATACCTCGTTTTTCCCTGACATCAGTAAGTGGCATATATTTCAACATATATTTTCTAAACAAGTGATGAGAAGAAATGATGGGTGTACACTTATCTTGTGAAGTGCTTATTGGCACTGAGTCTTGTAACATATGTGAAAGAATGTCTCAGAAATTGAGGAATTGTCTTAAAACTTGTGTTCTTAAccataaaacacttcagttcaATAGGAATTCTTATGAACTTATTCAAAATGTGCAATTTTTAGGTGCATTGCTTAGGTCAAAATGAGGTAACATCTATTATGTACTAAATACAAGACTACTAAAGTGATATTTCAGATTGACACTAATGACTCCTATTTTATAGCTGTGCAAGATTCAGGTCCTGCAGTGGACACAGTACAACTTAGAATTGATTCAGTTGAAGAACAGCTGATGGTGGATCCTGTTTCCTATGATGAGGTAGGCTTGATTTTCACTTAGTCCTCATGTTTAGCAATAGATGAACGCTTTAGCATTaaagtgcattttaatgtaTGGCAATCCagatataataatttattaaacatcatgtaatagatttaatttatatttatggaaacAGGCACAGAGAACCCATAATATGTATCCTACTGATGCTTCATATCTGCAAAGACCAGTAATTTTTAAATTCCTGGTTTCTTATTCTTAGTAAATAGTAAAAAGAGGGATAAGGGTTTAACATTTACAGCGTTTCTAGTATTTTTCAAATTGCATGAACATCTcttcaatataaatatgatgTGATATGATATGTTTTTAGAGAAATTGTAGCACTCccttaaataacacatttggAAAAATCATTCTAAATCAtgctccattttttaaaaataagataaacACCTTAAAGAAACTTTCCAAATTTCTTATAAGCCaaagtatttttattgtgtgtgtgtgggggaaaGCCTGTGTTCAGTTGATAGTGCCAGTGATACAGAAAAGAAAGGAGCTTGTTGTTGTCATGTGGCAAGAAGAgttacagttaataataataataataatgtcaaacGAAGCCTGTTTAAGTCTGCCTGTACATATATATCGCTTAACTACACAGCCAATATACTATAAGTAtcataatgtactgtaattaGTTATAATATTAATTAGCTTTGGGAAAGATGACTGCTACTTGAaatagaatgctgattttatttgtattagcAGACATTTCATAATTTATTGCCAgagtatgaaataaaatactgtagAACATGTAGAGCCTTTTTTTCCAACCCTTATGTTTTGTTAAGATCAACTAACCTTTTCAAATGGAAACTAAATAATAGGGAATAAAATTAAGGGGaacactaaaaatatttttttgaaacTTTAAGTGCTTGGCTTAATTCTTTAATTTAGTTACTGGATataagattttggaatttttgcAAGGGATGTGCTGCTTCCTTTATCCACTCTGAGGATTAATCTCagggctgcatcccaaaccacacaatAGGCCtgtgtgtattcctgtctaTCTGCATCTAAGATGAGTCTCTGCATATCTGACACTGCTAGACATCAACCAGACCACTAACTCTATCTGAGTAAAGTACAGTGTAGAGAACAAACCTATCAAGTCTGCTCACTGCAGGGTATTCTATtgcaaaaagtgttttattaaccAGTCTGTATTTTCCATGTATTTATAATCTATTTGTTACTTAGTCTGAGTATTTTAAGCATGAGGCTTGGTACATAAAGATGAGGCTTGGTATGTCtacttccataaatattatgtctttaataattaatcatttactAATTTATCTGTTAAATgtcaattaaaatgtattagggttcattttaaaaataaatttagcaAAGCAGAAAGATGACCAGGGTCATTTGTGCAATCTTTGGTAAGTAATGAGGGTTGGGTTAAAAAGCTGACCTTTTAGTACCCACAGGACATGGCAGATGCAGTACAGCTCCAGAGGAGAGGCACACGTTCACCAGGCCGCTGTATTCCACACCAACAGTCATGCCTGGGCCACCAGCTGCCCTGCTGCGACTCGTGTGATACGTGCTACTGCCGCTTTTTCAAAGCTTTCTGTTACTGCCGCAGCATGGACCACACCTGCAAACACAGACGCGCCTAGCACTCACAACACTGGCCCTGCAGGAGGCTGGGTTAAAGATGATATGCGGGTgtgaaaatgaaaccttatGCCAATGCACATTTCTCAGTATGCACAAGAATCCATGATGGTACTGCTTTACATTAAAGTGCCCTGAACCAACATTGAACAAACCATGAACttaacactcattaacacttatcatttttaaaataatgaaccaGCACCTACATTAACCAATGTTAATCAGGAGTCCAAAATAATGGATTAATTGCCACTTAACTGACAAACGTCTTAAGAGATGCTGAATAGTGGATTTGAATATGTACACTTGAAAACTAAAGTTTAGGTTATTATCAACAATGCTCTAACATCCATTAATACATTGTGTTACCTGgtttatttgttaatatttcatatggtttattaatgctgaagtttatgatttgttcatgttaactaatgcagtaaataatattattatataaaggaAACCTTAATGTGAAGTGTAACATTCATGATTAACATGCAAAGATATAAATTTACAAAACCTTACAGGCATAAACTCAGAGATCCTCAGTGCAACAAGTAGACAACAATGACTGTGCATTGTTGTAATTGTTTATACATGTACAAATATATGTGAAAATGGtgtgttttttatgttattaaaaCCATAGCAAATTGgtatgcattattatttataatgttgCAAAacctatataattgtgtgtcattaataaataataggcAAAGCACATGGCTGTAATTTTGTTGATGTCATTTACGTacgtttttaaattattgtggACTTTTTCACCCTGTTTCTAGACCCTGTCTATGAACTATAACAAAGATTATGTCCCCTAACTTTATCCCACCATGTGATACTAATTCCTATGACTATCAACTAGATGTCTAGTTGCCATGAGCATTAGCTGAATGTAGATGTGTGGTGTATTCTAGATCACATTTTGGGCCAATTGATGAATTTTACTGATTTTGTGGAATGTCAGTACagaagttaaattaaatgtaaaattttatttattagccgCAATGATCCCATTCATCCAGATACGGAGCTCAGTGACGCACAGAGGCCTGAATTTAGTGATATCTAGTTCTAATAGTTTACACCTCTTTGTTGTCAAATTGTTAAATTTTATAGTATTTGTAGTATTTGTTATCTATTCATTGGTTAAAATAACTGATACTTCTATCACAATTACTATTGtgcattcatttatcttcagtaatcactttatactggtcagggtcgtggtggatccagagcctggtGGCAACACTGGGGGCaatgcaggaatacaccctgaggGCaccatgtgcgcacacacacacacacacacacacacacacacacacacacacacatatatattcaaACCAGTTTACTATCACTGATTTAAATTTGAGGTGTTAGGAGCCAGTCAGAACACAGAATGCAATACTGTTAGACTGGTAGGAACATGCAGTGCAGTAGTGCAGCTGGTAATGTTGATCCCTCACAGCTCAAGGGTCCAGGGTCTGACCCTAAACTCTGGTTACTGTTtcggagttttgcatgttctccccatgtccatgtggttTTCTCCCAGGTACTCTGGTTCCtcccaaaagaaaaaaaacaacatgcaacTATATTAAATCATTCCCCTAAaatgtccctaggtgtgaatgagttgtgtgtgtgtgtgtagtacccTGTAatagactggcatcctatccagggAGTATACCTACCGTGAATGAATATCTAAACAGTTAGGACTAAAAAGTATCTCACATTGATGAGAAGGTGCACTGGCTGCActaatgttgctgttgttcctctttcagctgctccctttaggggtcaccacagcagattaTTGGTCCACATagttgatttggcacagtttttacaccagatgcccttcctgtcACAACCCttcccagttttatccaggcttgggaccagcactgagagcgcactgttgcatgcaaccccagtggctagcactggttccctggccaggaatcgaacccagcccacagcagtgagagcactgtggcctaaccactagtcctccagggacccactGCCTGCAATAATGAGTGTGCTAATAACTAATTCAATGAATAACTATTTGAAATCAGAATAAATGGGAAAGATTCAAGTTCCAATCTCGGGTTCTCCTATTTGATGTGGATGAACACCAATAAAATGAAGTAGTCATTTAGaattaatgttattttcaaGATAATCTTGAGGGGTGACCGTTTCAGTTTTAGATTGTTCACACTGTCCACTCAGAAAAGATGGTTGACCAATCccagttgttttgtttttttgtgtgtttcctttCAGAACACTATTTTCAGCATTGAATTGAGACATTCTTCCTGCAAAAACACTATTTTCCCCTGTTAGGAAACTAAGAACCATTAATTatccactttttttcccctttatgcACCATGCTGTCAGTTTACTATTACATCTGTTATTGTCTCCTAAGTAGCTTATTGAATTAATAATAGtagtttttaatttcttaaccttaacaaaaaaaccaaacaaagagGCTGTTTGAATCCTGGTGACAGAGTTAGTATGTAAAATTTAAAGAGTCTCTGTTTCCTGCTggaaatagtttttattttgaaagaagACTTCAGCTGTAAAATAAGTTGGCATAGTAATAGGGAGGAGTTACAATTTAAACAACCAGATACCACGATCAAGCCTAAATAGGTTCATCAAAACTTGATACTTTTTTAAGACCAAGGTGTGACAGCCAGCAAGATTCACCTATAATGTGTCCATAAATATCACCTCGGTGGTGTATGACCTCTTCTGTGAATCAGTTTAGAGCTTCAAATGAATTGATGATTGCCACAAACACAAAAGGTATCCACTTTATCTGTGAAACTCCAGTAGAACGTTCCATGTACAAAGAGCAGATTAGGATATCAAATCATCTTTATTAATGTTGGATCTTTAGTTAGCTGCTATGATCCCATCCATCCAGGAACGGAGTGCACTGACACGGGCATAGACTGCAGGTGTGGATGTGGTGCACACACTGCTGCCCCAGGAGCTGATACCAACTAGGGTCCAAGCATTGTTCTTTTCACACACCAGCGAGGCACTAAAGTCTCTCTGAAACACATGTAGTTGTTTGTAGGCAATCAGAACTTTTCAGCAAGTTTTATTGGTGAATAATAGATCACGTTTTGCCTTACCATGCATGAGGAGGCCCCACTAGCTCGAGCACAAATCATTAAATCAGTGATTTTATTGGCCCAGTAACGTTGGCACTCATTGTTGGTCAGAAGAGTCATACAGACCTGCTTAAGAACAGCAGGGGTGGAAGGAGCTGTACCAaattatgaagaaaaagtgttaaATGATGGCAAGACTGGGTAtaacaaaatattatacattactatacaaaaatatactaaAGAAAACCAAAATATCCTATAGTATCTTATACTACAGTAAAATATAGTGCAGTGTCCCACAGGGTCCTGTAATgtaatgccactatctgtatctccATTTGTtttgtgctccaaatatctgtatttctattcagatttaaacccaaagtgggtgtggccacattgtacttttatttaattatgaaccctaccactacgcccccagaaacactggaaaacactcaGGGATGTGAAGAGGTAGAAATATCAGCATTGTCAGCATGgcgtgtgaattctggctctgtgGTCATAATTGGGCTCAAATAGAGATGTGCTAGTTTTAATCTAGCTTgcatagttattatttttgtttgtacaggCCCTCGTTATTTGCTAGTTGGtcctatttcccaaaatataaacaaagtagcTGCCTAATTTAAATCACTGCAACCCTGagcaggcagttactaaggaggCATTTAAATGCAATGCTCAGTTGTCTTTCTTTATCCCAGACGCGttctaaaaaattttttttaaaaattaaaaaggcacAAACAAATAGTGGGCCTCTTGTTCTTAT carries:
- the agrp gene encoding agouti-related protein isoform X2, with product MLSVVIFCWLSLSAVRVASGLVHTNRMEVSHPSLRRTDTSFFPDITVQDSGPAVDTVQLRIDSVEEQLMVDPVSYDEDMADAVQLQRRGTRSPGRCIPHQQSCLGHQLPCCDSCDTCYCRFFKAFCYCRSMDHTCKHRRA
- the agrp gene encoding agouti-related protein isoform X1, yielding MLSVVIFCWLSLSAVRVASGLVHTNRMEVSHPSLRRTDTSFFPDITVQDSGPAVDTVQLRIDSVEEQLMVDPVSYDEYPQDMADAVQLQRRGTRSPGRCIPHQQSCLGHQLPCCDSCDTCYCRFFKAFCYCRSMDHTCKHRRA